The window GCGGCCGATCTTTCCGAGACCGGCAGCGTGGCTGCCGAACTGCCACCGGTGGCCGAGCCGCGCTGGGTCGCTCCGCGCCAACTGGCCGAATGGTTGGCCGAGGCTGGGAAGGATGACACTGTGGTGCTCAACGTCACGCCGAGCGCCAGCCACTTGAAGCAGCACATTCCCGGCGCCTGGTCGGCCGTGCGGTCCGAGCTGCCGGCCTTGATCACACGCTGGCCCGATGCCAGACGCTTCGTGCTCACCTGCGGCAGCGGCCTGCTCGCGCGTTATGCGGCGGCCGACCTGGTCGCACTGAAGCTGGATGCCGAAGTGCGGGTGCTAGAAGGCGGCAACGCCGGCTGGGTGGCGGCTGGCCTGCCAACCGAGGCCGGCGAACAGCGCCTGGCCTCGGGCCGCATCGACCGCTACCGCCGGCCCTACGAGGGCACGGACGCGCCCGCCGCGGCGATGCAGGCCTACCTGGACTGGGAATTCGGGCTGGTGGCGCAACTCGGGCGCGACGGCACCCACGGCTTCTTCGTGATCTAGGAGGCAGGGCCGCGCGGGCGTTACCATGCCCCGATGACCGCCCACTACGAATCCCTGCACCAGGCCGACCTCTACCGCACCGTGTTCCATGTCGAGCCTCCGGCCGAGCCGGCCCTGCGCGACATGTGGCCGCGCAAGCCGGGCTGCTTCATCCGCGCCGGCCAGGCAGTGGTGGCCGATGCCGGTGCGGCTGAGCCCGCCACGACCGCCGTACCCCCGCGTGAACGCGTGACGGCGCAATGGGGGCTGGTGCCGCACTGGGTCAAATCCGCGTCCGACGGCAAGCTGCGTGCGCCCAAGCTTGTCAACGCACGCTCGGAGACCATCTCCACCACGCATGCCTTCCGCGATGCCTGGCTGCAGGGCCAGCGCTGCATCGTGCCGATGGCGGCCTTCTTCGAGGACGACTGGCGCACCGGCAAGGCGGTGCCCACCCGCATCAGCCGCATCGACGGCCAGCCCATGGGCGCGGCGGGCCTGTGGGCTGTCTGGACCGGGCCCGACGGCGACACGCTCACGAGCTTCACGCTGCTCACCGTCAACGCCAACAACCATGCACTGCTGCGCCGCTACCAGCCACAGGGCAGCGAGAAGCGCATGCCGGTGATCCTCAACGAAGGCGCACACGACGCATGGCTGCACGTGCGCTTCGAGAAGGCCAGGGAGTTCATGCGCCAATACCCCGCGAACTGGCTTACGGCCAATCCGGTGGAGCACAAGGCGGACAAGGTGCCGCAGAAGATCTGAGGCCTACGGTTCTTTGTCGAACACGCCCAGCCCGGCCTTGAGCTTGCGCTCCAGCACCTGCACCGCATGGGCGTAGCCGCGCTGGATGATCGGCTCCAGCCGCGTCCACTGCAGCATGCCCACGCGCGTCAGCGGCGGGTGGAAATACAGGTCGCACAGGCCTTGCGCGGCGCGCTGGCGCGACATGCTGTTGAGGATGGTCACTGTCATCAGGTAGGAGGGCAGCGAGGGCAGCAGGTACAGGCGGTTCGCGGGCCGGCGCAGGCGGTCGCGCAGCAGCGCCCAGGTGCCGGGCATGTCGTCATGGTTGACCAGCGGTGCGCTGCGGTGGTTCAGGTCCACGCCGATGACCCGGCCCACGCCGCGCATGCGGCGCATCGCATCGACCGGGAAGTTGTTGAAGATGCCGCCGTCGCACAGCAGTTCGCCCTGGTGGATCACCGGCGGCAACGCCCCGGGGATGGAAGTGCTGGCCAACAGCGACAGCACCAGGTTGCCGCGTTCGATGCGGTATTCGCTGGCGGTGGAATAGTTGGTGGCCACGCAGTAGAAGCCCTTCCACAGGTCTTCCACGTCGGCCTCTTCGGCGCCGTAGCCGACCAGGCTCTGCACGGCCTCGGCCAGGATGCGGCGCAGGCGCAGGCCCTTGATCAGCGACAGCACCGGCATCAGGTTGAAGTCGCCGGTGGGGTTGGTGCGGAAGGCCGCGCGCGCGTTGGCCATGACCTCGTCCAGCGGCCGGTCGGAGGCGATGTAGGTGGCCATCACCGCGCCGATGCTGGTGCCACCCACGCAGTCGATGTCGATGCCGCGCTCGACCAGCGCCCGGTACACCCCGAGGTGGGCGAAGCCGCGCGCGCCGCCGCCGGCCAGCACCAGGCCCACCGCGGTGCGGGTCTGCAGCCGCGCGAGCCGCGCCATGTCGCGCGCCAGGCCCGGGCGGATGTGGACGTGGCCGGCCACGGGGCGGCGCGCGAGCCATCGGGCCGTGCCGCGCGGTGCGGGCCGGTCCACCGGATGCAGCAGCACCAGGATCTCTGCGGCCTCGGCCCGGTGTGCGCCCGGCGCCAGGCAGGCCTGCTCGGTGGCGTGCAGCGCCGGCGGCTGGTCGGCATCGGCCAGTAGCAGCAACTCGTCGCAGTGGCGGCAGCACAGGCGTGTCCAGTCGGTCGGCCCATCGTCGCCGGCGAGCAGCACGAAGTCGTGCCTGGCCTCGATCTCGTCGAGCACCAGGGCGATGCGGCGCGTGGTCTCGGCGCCGCCGTGTCCGCTGTCGGCCAGGCCCGCCTCGGCGAGCGCCGTGTCGATGTCGCCGCGCGTCACCAGGCGCACCGTGCCGATGCGGGCCATCTGCTGCGCGAGCTGCGCGCCGAACGCGGCCACGTCGACGCCGGCGGTGATCGGCAGCAGGGCCATGGTCACGGGGCGGTCGCGGTCCAGCCGTGGGCCGCTGCCGCCCGCGGGGCCGCCCTGGCTGCGCGCGCCGTCGCCCTTGAGCCGCTGGATGATCTGCCGCGTGAGCGCGATCGAGACGCGCGCGCTGCGCGCCAGCAGCCGGTTGAATTCGGGCTTGGCCAGCCGCACCAGCACCGAGTCGCGCACCGCCACCACGCTGGCCGCGCGCGGCTCGCCGGTGTAGAGGCTCATCTCGCCGATCATGTGGCCGCGCGACATCTCGCCGACCATGTGCTGGCTGCCGTCGCCGTTCTTCACATAGGCGCGCAGCCGGCCGCTCACGGTGAAATACATCGCGTCGCCGGCGTCGCCCTGGCGCATCAGCGTCTCGCCGCCGGCGATCTCCATCCATTCGAGATGGCGGCGCAGCATCTGCAGCGCCCGCGTGTCGATGTCGCCGAAGATGGCCCGCAGGTGACGTTCGAGCAGTTCGTCGAGAAAACGCTGGCGCGGTGAGGACATGAAGGGACCAGGGGCTGGGGTGCGGTCGAGTGTGCCATGCGGCCCCGCGCGGCTGTCTGGCGTTTGTCCTACCGGGCGGCCGGGCGCGCATTGGTAGGATGGTGACCTTTTGCATCCGGAGCCCGCAGCCGTTCATGGAGGAAACCTTCCCGCGCATCGACAGCCTGGACACGCCCCACGGCCCGACAGCCCGCCTCGGCGGCCGCTGGTCGGCGGCCGACCTGGCCGAGCCGTCGCAGTGGCTTGGCGCCACCGAGGCCTTGCGCGCC of the Rhodoferax koreense genome contains:
- a CDS encoding SOS response-associated peptidase is translated as MTAHYESLHQADLYRTVFHVEPPAEPALRDMWPRKPGCFIRAGQAVVADAGAAEPATTAVPPRERVTAQWGLVPHWVKSASDGKLRAPKLVNARSETISTTHAFRDAWLQGQRCIVPMAAFFEDDWRTGKAVPTRISRIDGQPMGAAGLWAVWTGPDGDTLTSFTLLTVNANNHALLRRYQPQGSEKRMPVILNEGAHDAWLHVRFEKAREFMRQYPANWLTANPVEHKADKVPQKI
- a CDS encoding patatin-like phospholipase family protein, coding for MSSPRQRFLDELLERHLRAIFGDIDTRALQMLRRHLEWMEIAGGETLMRQGDAGDAMYFTVSGRLRAYVKNGDGSQHMVGEMSRGHMIGEMSLYTGEPRAASVVAVRDSVLVRLAKPEFNRLLARSARVSIALTRQIIQRLKGDGARSQGGPAGGSGPRLDRDRPVTMALLPITAGVDVAAFGAQLAQQMARIGTVRLVTRGDIDTALAEAGLADSGHGGAETTRRIALVLDEIEARHDFVLLAGDDGPTDWTRLCCRHCDELLLLADADQPPALHATEQACLAPGAHRAEAAEILVLLHPVDRPAPRGTARWLARRPVAGHVHIRPGLARDMARLARLQTRTAVGLVLAGGGARGFAHLGVYRALVERGIDIDCVGGTSIGAVMATYIASDRPLDEVMANARAAFRTNPTGDFNLMPVLSLIKGLRLRRILAEAVQSLVGYGAEEADVEDLWKGFYCVATNYSTASEYRIERGNLVLSLLASTSIPGALPPVIHQGELLCDGGIFNNFPVDAMRRMRGVGRVIGVDLNHRSAPLVNHDDMPGTWALLRDRLRRPANRLYLLPSLPSYLMTVTILNSMSRQRAAQGLCDLYFHPPLTRVGMLQWTRLEPIIQRGYAHAVQVLERKLKAGLGVFDKEP